In one window of Bacteroidota bacterium DNA:
- a CDS encoding energy transducer TonB, protein MLLLLFSLGVAQAQQPVGSTGAAETDLPDPNAFRKVDQQPKVLNIDEVKDEIEYPSEAKKKKIEGRVILKVLVDEEGRPIKHVMLKSPHPMLTRAAVEGLYLLRFSPAIKDGEAIKFW, encoded by the coding sequence TTTTCTCCTTGGGGGTGGCCCAGGCCCAGCAGCCAGTGGGTAGCACTGGTGCAGCCGAAACCGATCTGCCAGACCCCAACGCTTTTCGGAAAGTAGACCAGCAGCCTAAAGTGCTGAATATAGATGAGGTAAAGGATGAGATTGAGTACCCGAGCGAGGCTAAAAAGAAAAAAATTGAAGGCAGGGTTATCTTGAAAGTATTGGTAGACGAAGAAGGGAGGCCGATAAAGCATGTTATGCTAAAGAGTCCACACCCTATGCTCACCCGCGCGGCCGTAGAAGGCCTATATCTTCTTCGTTTTTCGCCAGCAATTAAGGACGGTGAGGCGATCAAGTTCTGGG